In Rutidosis leptorrhynchoides isolate AG116_Rl617_1_P2 chromosome 2, CSIRO_AGI_Rlap_v1, whole genome shotgun sequence, one genomic interval encodes:
- the LOC139888240 gene encoding CASP-like protein 1D1, protein MANIQSQKLSSQVSGILNVRKHAKIDTALRALMFASSLVSVVVMVTSKQTAMIQFSPVITVPVDAKFTHSGSFTFFVAALAVTCLYSLVTFVASFSAMKSQGQFSTEHQLHLVLLDSLLLGLVASATGAGGGVAYEALKGNPHIHWMKICHIYDTFCDHLAAAGFVSLTTSMTLLLLIWLSVTTSGRALLQRE, encoded by the exons ATGGCAAACATTCAGTCACAAAAATTGTCATCACAGGTAAGTGGGATCCTCAATGTAAGGAAACATGCCAAGATTGATACAGCCTTAAGGGCCTTGATGTTCGCATCTTCCTTGGTTTCTGTCGTTGTTATGGTCACTTCTAAGCAAACCGCGATGATTCAATTCTCACCTGTCATCACTGTACCTGTGGATGCTAAATTCACACACTCGGGATCTTTCAC GTTCTTCGTAGCAGCACTTGCCGTGACTTGCTTGTATAGCCTCGTCACATTTGTCGCATCATTTTCAGCGATGAAGAGTCAAGGACAATTTTCAACAGAGCATCAATTACATTTAGTCCTACTTGATTCA TTGCTATTAGGTCTTGTAGCATCAGCAACAGGAGCCGGAGGAGGAGTAGCATATGAAGCACTCAAAGGGAACCCTCATATTCATTGGATGAAGATTTGCCATATTTACGACACGTTTTGTGACCATCTTGCAGCTGCTGGATTTGTGTCGCTTACAACCTCAATGACACTTCTGTTGCTAATTTGGCTGTCG GTAACAACTAGCGGTCGCGCATTGCTGCAGCGAGAGTGA